ATCAGTTAGGAATAGATTGATGCGTGTAACCTTGCAGCCCTCCGGAGCAGTGCTAGAGATTCTGCCCGGCGAGCGTATTCTCGATGGCGCGCGGCGCCTGGGCTATGAATGCCCGCAAAGCTGTCGCAACGGCAATTGCCATGTGTGCGGCGCATTGCTGGTGGAGGGGCGGGTCGAACAGGCCGGCGATGTGCGCGACCACGGCGAGTTCTACACTTGCATTGCAGAGCCGCTGGAAGACTGCATCGTGCTGTGGGATGGCGTGCTCGCGCTGGGAGAATTGCCGGTGCGCAGCGTGTCGTGTCAGGTCATTGAATGCAGGGACGTCGGCGGCGACACCTGGCGCGTGCGTCTGCGTGCGCCTGCGGGCAAGCCGCCGCGCTATCACGCCGGCCAGTATCTGATGATCGAGCGTGAGAACGGCGAGAAATCCGCCTTCTCCCTGGCCTCTGCGCCGCATTCCGGCCGCGATCTGGAAATTCACGTGCTGGCGCGCGAAAGCAGTGCGCTGAGCCTGATCGAACAGCTTCAGCGCAACCCGATGGTGCGCATTGAGATGCCGTTCGGCGATACCCATCTGGCGGAACTGCCGGACGGTCCACTGGTACTGATTGCTGCCGGTACTGGCATGGGCCAGATCCACAGCCTGATCGAACATTGCCGGGCCACCGGTTTCAAGCATCCGGTGCATCTGTATTGGGGCGTGCGTCGTCCCGAAGACTTTTATGGCATTGAGCATTGGGACGAATGGTTGAAACTGCCCAATCTGTTCCTGCATAAAGTCGTCAGCGATCAATGCGGCTGGGGAGGGCGCTGCGGCATGTTGCATGAGGCGGTGTGTGAAGATTTCCCTGATCTGAAAGCCCTGCACGTCTACGCCAGCGGCTCTCCGGCGATGGTCTATGGCACGCTGGATGCACTGGTTGAAGCGGGGATGGATGCCCATCAAATGCGCGCGGATGTATTCGCTTACGCGCCGCGATCTTGATCCTCGATTTAAATCGTTATAACTCCCCATATAGCCGATCGGTATTTATAAAATAATATAAATGCCGGTAGGTTATATCTTGCCCCAGCATAATTTCTAGAACTCTGCCATGGCATTTAAATTGCCTTAAAACATATGTGCCTTATTGTTACAGCGGTGCGTTCTATTAAGTAATTCTTTACCCGCGGGGAGCTGAACGCTATTCGCCATGAGTGCCATTGAATCTGCTTTTTTGAATCTGGCTTACCCTCCGCGGCTCGATCTGGGGCCGCAGCTTACGCACGAACAATTGCTCAGCTCGATGCAGTCGACCATGGCGCGCCACAAGGGTGGGCCGGTCTGGCTGTTCGCTTATGGTTCGCTGATCTGGCGCCCTGAATGTGCGGCGGTTGAGCGAGTGCGCGGTCGCGTGCATGGCTACCATCGCGG
This genomic stretch from Pseudomonas wuhanensis harbors:
- a CDS encoding CDP-6-deoxy-delta-3,4-glucoseen reductase, whose translation is MRVTLQPSGAVLEILPGERILDGARRLGYECPQSCRNGNCHVCGALLVEGRVEQAGDVRDHGEFYTCIAEPLEDCIVLWDGVLALGELPVRSVSCQVIECRDVGGDTWRVRLRAPAGKPPRYHAGQYLMIERENGEKSAFSLASAPHSGRDLEIHVLARESSALSLIEQLQRNPMVRIEMPFGDTHLAELPDGPLVLIAAGTGMGQIHSLIEHCRATGFKHPVHLYWGVRRPEDFYGIEHWDEWLKLPNLFLHKVVSDQCGWGGRCGMLHEAVCEDFPDLKALHVYASGSPAMVYGTLDALVEAGMDAHQMRADVFAYAPRS